In bacterium, the following proteins share a genomic window:
- a CDS encoding type IV pilus twitching motility protein PilT: MKTLNEYLTEAVHHGASDVHLTANHYPIMRLHGDLMQLDSIVFDDETLTSLLLRIITAEQRETFLKNRELDFAYEIEGLSRFRVNLYFQMRGIAAAFRTIPTKIFKLEELGMPPGIYDLARLKKGLVVVTGPTGSGKSTTLAGMIDLINSERHDHILTIEDPIEYTHRPKSCLINQRELHAHTHSFANALKSALREDPDVILVGEMRDLETIALAITAAETGHLVFGTLHTKSAAETVDRIIDVFPSDQQQQIRTMLANTIQGVVAQRLMRRSDGKGRVAVDEVLMATPAVRNLIRENKTHQIYSTIQTGGSYNMQTMDQSLMSFYSKGLITLEDARREAHDKNLFN; the protein is encoded by the coding sequence ATGAAAACCTTGAATGAATACCTGACGGAAGCCGTTCATCACGGCGCATCCGACGTCCATTTGACGGCCAATCACTACCCCATCATGCGTTTGCACGGCGATCTGATGCAATTGGATTCGATCGTATTCGATGACGAGACGCTGACGTCGTTGCTTTTGAGGATCATCACCGCCGAACAGCGCGAGACATTTTTGAAAAACCGTGAACTGGATTTTGCTTATGAAATTGAAGGCCTGTCGCGCTTTCGCGTTAATTTATACTTTCAGATGCGCGGAATTGCGGCGGCCTTTCGTACCATCCCGACCAAAATTTTTAAACTCGAAGAATTGGGCATGCCTCCGGGCATTTACGATTTAGCCCGATTGAAAAAAGGACTCGTGGTCGTGACCGGACCGACAGGTTCCGGTAAATCCACCACCCTCGCCGGAATGATCGATCTGATCAATTCGGAACGGCACGACCATATTTTGACCATTGAAGATCCGATTGAATATACACACCGCCCGAAAAGCTGCCTGATCAATCAGCGCGAATTGCACGCCCACACCCATTCGTTTGCGAATGCTCTCAAAAGCGCGCTTCGCGAAGACCCGGACGTGATTCTCGTCGGTGAAATGCGCGATCTCGAAACGATCGCCCTCGCGATCACGGCGGCTGAAACCGGCCACCTTGTTTTCGGGACGCTGCACACTAAAAGCGCCGCCGAAACGGTCGACCGGATCATCGACGTTTTCCCGAGCGACCAGCAGCAGCAAATCCGTACCATGCTGGCGAATACGATTCAAGGCGTCGTCGCTCAACGTTTGATGCGGCGATCCGACGGCAAAGGACGCGTTGCCGTCGATGAAGTGCTGATGGCCACGCCGGCCGTCCGTAACCTTATCCGTGAAAATAAAACACACCAGATTTATTCAACCATTCAAACCGGCGGCTCTTATAACATGCAGACGATGGATCAATCGCTGATGAGTTTTTACAGCAAAGGATTGATCACGCTCGAAGACGCCCGAC